A DNA window from Micromonospora sp. NBC_01739 contains the following coding sequences:
- a CDS encoding ribonuclease Z: MSMRELVVLGTASQAPTRARNHNGYVLRWDDEVILFDPGEGSQRQLLHTTVTATDLTRICITHFHGDHCLGLPGTIQRLSLDRVSRPVAVHFPAEGAEYFARLRHASSFYETAELAVTPIEADGQRIALRCGTLEARRLRHPIDTYGYRLVEPDGCRMLPERLAAYGIAGPAVGELQRVGHLDLDGRRVTRDEVSVPRPGQRFAFVMDTGLCDGVYALAEHADLLVIEATFLESEAALAAEVGHLTAAQAARVATESGVRRLVLTHFSQRYPDLRRFAEEARAHFDGDLVIAEDLTTVQVPPRRVPSAG; encoded by the coding sequence GTGTCCATGCGTGAGCTGGTGGTGCTCGGTACGGCCAGCCAGGCCCCGACCCGGGCCCGCAACCACAACGGGTACGTGCTGCGCTGGGACGACGAGGTGATCCTCTTCGACCCGGGTGAGGGCAGCCAGCGGCAACTGCTGCACACCACGGTCACCGCCACCGACCTGACCCGGATCTGCATCACCCACTTCCACGGCGACCACTGCCTCGGCCTGCCCGGCACCATCCAGCGGCTCTCCCTGGACCGGGTCTCCCGGCCGGTGGCGGTGCACTTCCCGGCCGAGGGTGCGGAATACTTCGCCCGACTGCGGCACGCCAGCTCCTTTTACGAGACCGCCGAGCTGGCGGTGACCCCGATCGAGGCGGACGGGCAGCGCATCGCGTTGCGCTGCGGCACCCTGGAGGCCCGCCGACTGCGGCACCCGATCGACACGTACGGCTATCGGCTGGTGGAACCGGACGGCTGCCGGATGCTGCCGGAGCGGCTGGCCGCGTACGGCATCGCCGGGCCGGCCGTCGGCGAGTTGCAGCGCGTCGGCCACCTGGACCTCGACGGGCGGCGCGTCACCCGCGACGAGGTTAGCGTGCCCCGACCCGGGCAGCGGTTCGCCTTCGTGATGGACACCGGCCTCTGCGACGGGGTGTACGCCCTGGCCGAGCACGCCGACCTGCTGGTGATCGAGGCGACCTTCCTGGAGTCGGAGGCGGCCCTGGCCGCCGAGGTCGGGCACCTGACCGCCGCCCAGGCCGCCCGGGTGGCCACCGAGTCCGGGGTACGCCGTCTGGTGCTCACCCACTTCTCCCAGCGCTACCCCGACCTGCGTCGCTTCGCCGAGGAGGCCCGCGCCCACTTCGACGGCGACCTGGTGATCGCCGAGGATCTGACCACCGTGCAGGTCCCGCCCCGGCGGGTACCCTCGGCCGGGTGA
- a CDS encoding GNAT family N-acetyltransferase has protein sequence MTVTLRAATADDIAAVGRLHQRSRVAAYSSILPPEALADPTPQALADYWTLRWSYELTDHRMTVAERDGTLVGFSYLGPDDEEDPDTGLLNAIHLEPAERGRGIGRALMIDALTAMGRRGWRRAVLWVLSDNAPARRFYERGGWQRTGLERDDMIGNVSVRQLRYTRALG, from the coding sequence GTGACTGTCACGCTGCGTGCCGCTACCGCTGACGACATCGCGGCGGTGGGACGGCTGCACCAGCGTTCCCGGGTCGCCGCGTACTCCTCGATCCTGCCGCCGGAGGCCCTGGCCGACCCGACACCGCAGGCGTTGGCCGACTACTGGACGCTCCGGTGGAGCTATGAGCTGACCGACCACCGGATGACCGTGGCCGAGCGGGACGGCACCCTGGTCGGCTTCAGTTACCTCGGGCCGGACGACGAGGAGGACCCGGACACCGGCCTGCTCAACGCCATCCACCTGGAGCCGGCAGAGCGGGGTCGGGGCATCGGTCGGGCCCTGATGATCGACGCCCTGACCGCCATGGGGCGGCGCGGTTGGCGCCGCGCGGTGCTCTGGGTGCTGAGCGACAACGCGCCCGCCCGCCGCTTCTACGAGCGCGGCGGCTGGCAGCGGACCGGGCTGGAACGCGACGACATGATCGGCAACGTGAGCGTCCGGCAACTGCGCTACACCCGCGCTTTGGGGTAA
- a CDS encoding cystathionine beta-synthase gives MQYYDNVVELIGNTPLVRLRNVAEGIQATVLAKVEYLNPGGSVKDRIALRMVEDAEAAGILKPGGTIVEPTSGNTGVGLALVAQLKGYKCVFVCPDKVSQDKQDVLRAYGAEVVVCPTAVAPEDPRSYYNVSDRLAREIPGAWKPNQYANPANPRSHYEVTGPELWKQTEGRITHFVAGVGTGGTISGIGRYLKEASGGTVKVIGADPEGSVYSGGTGRPYLVEGVGEDFWPETYDRSVADQIIEVSDKQSFEMTRRLAREEGLLVGGSCGMAAVAALEVARSAGPDDVIVVLLPDGGRGYLSKIFNDTWMARYGFLDNSGSEPTVAEALAGKPGGLPELVHVHPTETVRDAVDYMREYGVSQLPVLKAEPPVVTGEVAGSIAERDLLDALFTGQAQLHDTIERHMAPPLPMVGGGQPVSEAVNLLEKSDAALVLIDGKPKGVLTRQDLLAHLGAR, from the coding sequence GTGCAGTACTACGACAACGTCGTCGAGCTGATCGGCAACACCCCGCTGGTACGGCTGCGCAATGTGGCCGAGGGCATCCAGGCCACCGTGTTGGCGAAGGTGGAGTACCTCAACCCCGGCGGGTCGGTGAAGGACCGGATCGCCCTGCGCATGGTGGAGGACGCCGAGGCGGCCGGCATCCTCAAGCCCGGCGGCACCATCGTCGAGCCGACCAGTGGCAACACCGGGGTCGGGCTGGCCCTGGTGGCCCAGCTCAAGGGCTACAAGTGTGTCTTCGTCTGCCCCGACAAGGTCAGCCAGGACAAGCAGGACGTGCTGCGGGCGTACGGCGCCGAGGTGGTGGTCTGCCCGACCGCGGTCGCGCCGGAGGACCCCCGCTCGTACTACAACGTCTCCGACCGGCTGGCCCGGGAGATCCCGGGGGCCTGGAAGCCCAACCAGTACGCCAACCCGGCCAACCCCCGTTCGCACTACGAGGTGACCGGCCCGGAGCTGTGGAAGCAGACCGAGGGTCGGATCACCCACTTCGTGGCCGGCGTCGGTACCGGCGGCACCATCTCCGGCATCGGCCGGTACCTCAAGGAGGCCTCCGGCGGGACGGTGAAGGTCATCGGCGCGGACCCGGAGGGCTCGGTCTACTCCGGGGGCACCGGCCGGCCGTACCTGGTCGAGGGGGTCGGTGAGGACTTCTGGCCGGAGACCTACGACCGCAGCGTGGCCGACCAGATCATCGAGGTCTCGGACAAGCAGTCCTTCGAGATGACCCGGCGGCTGGCCCGCGAGGAGGGGCTGCTGGTCGGCGGCTCCTGCGGAATGGCGGCGGTGGCCGCGCTGGAGGTGGCTCGTTCCGCCGGCCCGGACGACGTGATCGTGGTGCTGCTGCCGGACGGCGGCCGGGGCTACCTCTCCAAGATCTTCAACGACACCTGGATGGCCCGGTACGGCTTCCTCGACAACTCCGGCTCCGAGCCGACCGTGGCCGAGGCGCTGGCCGGTAAGCCGGGCGGCCTGCCCGAGCTGGTGCACGTCCACCCGACCGAGACGGTCCGGGACGCGGTCGACTACATGCGGGAGTACGGCGTCTCGCAGTTGCCGGTGCTCAAGGCCGAACCCCCGGTGGTGACCGGCGAGGTGGCCGGTTCGATCGCCGAGCGGGACCTGCTCGACGCTCTGTTCACCGGCCAGGCCCAGCTGCACGACACGATCGAGCGGCACATGGCCCCGCCGCTGCCGATGGTCGGCGGTGGTCAGCCGGTCAGCGAGGCCGTCAACCTGCTGGAGAAGTCCGACGCCGCCCTGGTGTTGATCGACGGCAAGCCCAAGGGCGTTCTCACCCGTCAGGACCTGCTCGCCCACCTCGGCGCCCGCTGA
- a CDS encoding YkvA family protein has product MARTLKRGAAFVALGRALTAGARGGPSLGARIGALPRMIAATARGRYDGGLRLAMMTAATAYIVSPVDAVPELFLTVFGLIDDAVMVTWLAGAVLAETERFLEWEARTSTVVPGHVVP; this is encoded by the coding sequence ATGGCAAGGACGTTGAAGCGGGGTGCCGCCTTCGTGGCCCTGGGCCGGGCCCTGACCGCTGGTGCCCGGGGTGGACCGTCGCTCGGCGCGCGGATCGGCGCGCTGCCCAGGATGATCGCCGCCACCGCCCGCGGCCGGTACGACGGGGGCCTGAGGTTGGCGATGATGACGGCGGCGACGGCGTACATCGTCTCCCCGGTCGACGCGGTCCCGGAGTTGTTCCTGACGGTGTTCGGGTTGATCGACGACGCGGTGATGGTGACCTGGCTGGCCGGGGCCGTGCTGGCCGAGACCGAACGCTTCCTGGAATGGGAGGCGCGCACCAGCACCGTGGTCCCCGGTCACGTGGTGCCCTGA